Proteins encoded together in one Anoxybacillus flavithermus window:
- a CDS encoding YhgE/Pip family protein has translation MQEIKAVTSNRKVLIPIIAVLFIPLLYSGMFLWAFWDPYDHLDDLPVAVVNNDKGATFEGEELHIGDDLVDKLKEKKQFDWHFVSQSEGEKGLKEQRYYMLIEIPEDFSKNATTLQDDHPKKLQLIYKPNEGFNFLSAQIGGTAVERIKTEVAKTLTETYAENMFENVKTLADGLTKASDGAKQLHDGLIDAKDGTNRLYDGMNKAQDGSNELYRHLATLAEKSITFTDGLHQAADGSMQVQTGVQTLHDGMKRMVDGQGQLLAGAQQAKEGTVKLALGTNRVLEGMKALDARMPQLLQGSEQLSGGTEKLVTSLAEWQQGATQVQTGATQVTSGLEQLAAQLNTLIAQTSDPAQKAVYEQLKQNVVQLSLGSKRVQGGVAQLNDGAKALQEGAASLSAGAKQLHEGHAALDSGVNELLAGQQQLADGANALVNGQEQLVSGMHTLHEKMQEAKQGTEKLASGGQTLASGLQALANGGDQLQDGTHRLADGAQQLANGMNELTNGTEALQVGMNQLADGSGELADKLKEGAEKASNVKANEDVYNMFAEPVKVKDKKINEVPNYGTGFTPYFLSLGLFVGALLLSIVFPLREPAGVPRSPFQWFFAKFGVLIGVGVLQALLADSVLLFGLDLQVKSVPLFLLFSVVTSITFLSVIQFLVTVFGDPGRFIGIVVLILQLTTSAGTFPLELIPRSLQHFNAWLPMTYSVFGLKAVISSGDFSFMWENVGKLLMFIVVMMAGTMTYFTIQHRRQFTTIVEQASEA, from the coding sequence ATGCAAGAAATAAAAGCAGTCACGTCCAATCGGAAAGTGCTTATTCCGATTATCGCTGTTTTATTTATTCCGCTTTTATATAGCGGTATGTTTTTATGGGCGTTTTGGGATCCGTATGATCATTTAGACGATTTGCCTGTCGCTGTTGTTAATAATGACAAAGGCGCGACATTTGAAGGAGAAGAGCTCCATATTGGTGATGATCTCGTCGACAAGCTAAAAGAAAAGAAACAGTTTGATTGGCATTTTGTAAGCCAAAGTGAAGGGGAAAAAGGATTAAAAGAGCAACGGTATTATATGCTGATTGAAATTCCTGAAGATTTTTCTAAAAACGCAACGACGTTACAAGATGATCACCCGAAAAAGCTTCAACTTATTTACAAGCCAAATGAAGGGTTTAACTTTTTATCTGCCCAAATCGGTGGAACAGCAGTAGAAAGAATTAAAACAGAGGTAGCAAAAACATTAACCGAAACGTACGCCGAAAACATGTTTGAAAACGTAAAAACGTTGGCGGACGGATTAACAAAAGCGAGCGACGGAGCAAAGCAATTGCATGACGGATTGATAGATGCAAAAGACGGAACGAACAGGCTATATGATGGGATGAACAAAGCGCAAGATGGCTCCAATGAATTGTATCGCCATTTAGCGACGCTTGCTGAAAAATCAATTACATTTACGGACGGTTTGCATCAAGCAGCTGACGGTTCAATGCAAGTTCAAACCGGTGTTCAAACGCTTCATGATGGAATGAAGCGCATGGTAGATGGGCAAGGACAATTGCTTGCAGGAGCACAGCAAGCAAAAGAAGGAACAGTAAAACTGGCTTTAGGTACAAATCGTGTACTTGAAGGAATGAAAGCTCTCGATGCTCGCATGCCACAACTTTTACAAGGCTCAGAACAATTGAGCGGCGGAACAGAAAAGCTAGTTACATCGCTTGCCGAGTGGCAACAAGGAGCTACGCAAGTTCAAACGGGTGCCACGCAAGTGACAAGCGGGTTAGAGCAACTCGCTGCACAGCTTAATACGCTTATTGCGCAAACGTCAGATCCGGCCCAAAAAGCGGTGTATGAGCAATTAAAACAAAACGTTGTGCAACTATCACTTGGAAGCAAGCGAGTACAGGGTGGAGTTGCGCAGTTAAACGATGGAGCAAAAGCGTTACAAGAGGGAGCGGCATCGTTAAGCGCAGGGGCAAAGCAACTACATGAAGGGCATGCGGCTCTCGATAGCGGCGTAAACGAACTGCTTGCTGGACAACAGCAACTCGCCGATGGCGCAAATGCATTAGTGAACGGACAAGAACAGCTTGTTTCGGGCATGCATACGTTACATGAAAAAATGCAAGAAGCGAAACAAGGGACAGAGAAGCTCGCAAGTGGTGGTCAAACACTTGCTTCTGGTTTGCAAGCTCTTGCGAATGGAGGCGACCAACTGCAAGATGGTACGCATCGGTTAGCGGATGGTGCACAACAATTAGCGAACGGAATGAATGAACTAACAAACGGAACCGAAGCATTACAAGTTGGAATGAATCAGCTTGCAGACGGTTCAGGAGAACTAGCAGATAAATTGAAAGAAGGTGCTGAAAAAGCAAGCAACGTTAAAGCAAACGAAGACGTATATAACATGTTTGCCGAACCGGTGAAAGTAAAAGATAAAAAAATCAATGAAGTGCCAAACTACGGAACAGGGTTTACACCATATTTCTTGTCGTTAGGATTGTTTGTCGGTGCGCTTTTACTTTCGATCGTCTTTCCACTTCGCGAACCGGCTGGAGTGCCACGCTCACCATTTCAATGGTTTTTTGCGAAGTTTGGTGTACTCATTGGTGTGGGTGTGTTACAAGCGCTTCTTGCGGACAGCGTATTGCTTTTCGGGCTTGATTTACAGGTGAAAAGCGTTCCGTTATTTCTTTTGTTTAGCGTGGTGACAAGCATTACCTTTTTATCAGTTATTCAATTTCTCGTGACCGTTTTTGGTGATCCGGGACGATTTATCGGGATTGTCGTCTTAATTTTACAATTGACAACGAGTGCCGGAACGTTCCCGCTTGAGTTAATTCCACGTTCGTTGCAACATTTTAACGCATGGCTTCCAATGACGTATTCTGTTTTCGGATTAAAAGCTGTCATTTCAAGCGGTGATTTCTCGTTTATGTGGGAAAACGTCGGCAAATTGCTTATGTTTATCGTCGTTATGATGGCAGGAACGATGACGTATTTTACGATTCAACATCGTCGCCAATTCACAACAATTGTGGAACAAGCTTCTGAAGCGTAA
- a CDS encoding TetR/AcrR family transcriptional regulator, translating into MSDKRKQIIEAAAKSFSLFGYKATTIDQVAKMANVGKGTIYTFFKSKEELLEDIVSSIISEIKREADAAIDHRLSFNENVQRALQRIFTFRKEHELTIKLLQEVRDIGTPAVRDVMKRLDREMIAYVREKIEEAMAKGEIRSCDAELTAFLMFKMYIALNVDWEKEHEPLPQQKIAELFDLYLLKGLFPR; encoded by the coding sequence ATGTCAGATAAAAGAAAACAAATTATTGAAGCGGCAGCAAAGTCATTTTCGTTATTCGGTTATAAGGCAACAACGATCGATCAAGTGGCAAAAATGGCGAATGTCGGAAAAGGGACGATTTACACGTTTTTCAAAAGCAAAGAAGAGCTGCTAGAAGACATCGTTTCTTCTATCATTTCTGAAATTAAGCGTGAGGCAGATGCCGCGATTGATCATCGCTTATCGTTTAATGAAAATGTGCAACGTGCTTTGCAACGCATTTTTACGTTTCGCAAAGAACATGAATTGACGATTAAGCTGTTACAAGAAGTGCGCGATATCGGCACACCAGCTGTACGTGATGTGATGAAGCGACTTGATCGCGAAATGATCGCTTACGTTCGTGAAAAAATTGAAGAAGCGATGGCAAAAGGTGAAATTCGTTCGTGCGATGCGGAATTAACGGCATTTTTAATGTTTAAAATGTATATTGCTTTAAACGTCGATTGGGAAAAAGAACACGAACCGTTGCCACAACAAAAAATTGCTGAACTGTTTGATTTGTATTTATTGAAAGGATTATTTCCACGATGA
- the hemY gene encoding protoporphyrinogen oxidase, with translation MKKKVVIIGGGMTGLAAAYYLQKEAREKQLPISCELIEASHRLGGKVQTVYRDGFVIERGPDSFLARKMSASRLIHEVGLEKELVHNTAGQSYILVNRTLHPIPGGAVMGIPTKLAPFVVTRLFSPFGKLRAAADFVLPPLKTKGDVSLGQFFRRRLGNEVVDRLIEPLLSGIYAGDIDQLSLMATFPQYFHLEQKHGSLVLGMKRSMPKQKTKQKSDKGIFQTLKTGLASLVDAIEQKLEKGTVHKGVRVEHIEKVDDKYVLTLSNGEKKEADSVVIAVPHQSLTSLFPNETLFSSFKTMPSTSVATVALAFPKEAVAKDMNGTGFVVSRDSDYTITACTWTHKKWPHTTPEGYVLLRCYVGRPGDEAIVDQTDEDIVQVVMDDLNKVMNITMNPMFSIVTRWKQSMPQYTVGHRERMERVKQHMQQHLPGIFLAGSSYEGLGLPDCIDQGEEAVKKVLHYLAYTKEKVSL, from the coding sequence ATGAAAAAGAAAGTCGTCATTATTGGCGGTGGGATGACGGGACTTGCGGCAGCGTATTACTTGCAAAAAGAAGCGCGCGAAAAACAGCTGCCCATTTCGTGTGAATTAATTGAAGCGAGTCATCGACTTGGCGGAAAAGTACAAACGGTGTATCGCGATGGTTTTGTCATTGAGCGCGGACCGGATTCTTTTTTGGCACGAAAAATGAGCGCCTCACGCCTTATTCACGAAGTCGGGCTTGAGAAAGAGCTCGTGCATAATACGGCAGGTCAATCGTACATTCTCGTTAATCGAACGCTTCACCCAATTCCAGGCGGAGCGGTGATGGGCATTCCGACGAAGCTTGCACCGTTTGTTGTAACGCGGCTGTTTTCGCCATTTGGAAAGTTGCGAGCTGCAGCTGACTTTGTTTTGCCACCGTTAAAAACGAAGGGGGACGTATCGCTCGGGCAATTTTTCCGCCGTCGTCTCGGAAATGAAGTGGTGGATCGCCTCATTGAACCTTTATTATCAGGCATTTATGCAGGCGATATTGACCAGCTTAGCTTAATGGCAACGTTCCCTCAATATTTCCACTTAGAGCAAAAACACGGAAGTCTCGTGCTCGGCATGAAGCGGTCGATGCCGAAACAAAAAACGAAACAAAAAAGCGACAAAGGCATTTTTCAAACGTTAAAAACGGGGTTGGCTTCGCTTGTCGATGCGATTGAGCAAAAGTTAGAAAAAGGAACGGTGCATAAAGGGGTGCGAGTCGAGCATATCGAAAAGGTCGATGACAAATACGTTTTAACGTTAAGCAACGGAGAGAAAAAAGAAGCGGATAGCGTCGTTATTGCTGTTCCGCATCAATCATTAACATCGCTCTTTCCAAATGAAACATTGTTTTCCTCTTTTAAAACGATGCCATCGACGTCTGTTGCAACGGTCGCATTAGCGTTTCCGAAAGAAGCGGTCGCGAAGGATATGAATGGAACGGGATTTGTTGTTTCGCGTGATAGCGATTATACGATTACCGCATGTACGTGGACGCATAAAAAATGGCCACATACGACACCAGAAGGTTATGTTTTGTTGCGTTGTTATGTCGGACGTCCTGGGGATGAGGCGATTGTTGATCAAACAGACGAAGATATCGTTCAAGTCGTGATGGACGATTTAAATAAAGTGATGAATATTACGATGAATCCGATGTTTTCGATTGTGACACGTTGGAAACAATCGATGCCGCAATATACGGTCGGTCATCGTGAACGGATGGAACGGGTGAAACAACATATGCAACAACATCTTCCAGGCATCTTTTTGGCAGGAAGTTCGTATGAAGGGCTTGGGCTCCCGGATTGCATCGATCAAGGGGAAGAGGCAGTTAAAAAAGTATTGCATTATTTAGCTTATACGAAAGAAAAGGTGTCGCTATAA
- the hemH gene encoding ferrochelatase, translated as MSKKVMGLLVMAYGTPYKEEDLERYYTHIRHGRKPSEEMLADLRERYEAIGGISPLAAITKQQAEKLAERLNEVQDEIEFRMYLGLKHIEPFVEDAVQQMHEDGIKEAVSIVLAPHFSTFSVKSYNGRAKEEAARLGGPKLTCVESWYTEPKFIQYWAERVKETYASMSEREREKAVLIVSAHSLPEKIIAMGDPYPKQLQETADFIAKEASVSEYVIGWQSAGNTPEPWLGPDVQDLTRQLYEEKGYEAFVYVPAGFVSDHLEVLYDNDIECKQVTDELGVSYYRPPMPNAHPQFIDALATVVLNHLRKEGESL; from the coding sequence ATGTCAAAAAAAGTAATGGGATTGCTTGTCATGGCGTATGGCACGCCGTATAAAGAGGAAGATTTAGAGCGATATTACACGCACATTCGTCATGGTCGCAAACCGTCAGAAGAGATGCTAGCCGATCTTCGCGAGCGTTACGAAGCGATCGGGGGCATCTCACCGCTTGCAGCTATTACAAAACAACAGGCGGAAAAACTTGCCGAGCGACTTAATGAAGTACAAGATGAGATTGAATTTCGCATGTATTTAGGATTAAAGCATATTGAGCCGTTCGTTGAAGATGCCGTTCAGCAAATGCATGAAGATGGGATAAAAGAAGCGGTTTCGATCGTATTAGCGCCGCATTTTTCGACATTTAGTGTCAAATCATATAACGGACGAGCAAAAGAAGAGGCGGCCCGTTTAGGTGGACCGAAGTTGACGTGTGTGGAAAGTTGGTATACTGAACCGAAATTTATTCAATATTGGGCAGAACGGGTAAAAGAAACGTATGCTTCGATGTCTGAACGAGAGCGGGAAAAAGCGGTGTTGATCGTTTCCGCCCACAGCTTGCCTGAAAAAATTATCGCAATGGGAGATCCGTATCCAAAACAACTACAAGAAACAGCCGATTTCATTGCGAAAGAAGCAAGTGTTTCGGAATACGTCATTGGTTGGCAAAGTGCAGGCAATACGCCAGAGCCTTGGCTAGGTCCTGATGTGCAAGATTTAACGCGACAACTATATGAAGAAAAAGGGTACGAGGCATTCGTATACGTTCCAGCAGGATTTGTGTCCGATCATTTAGAAGTGTTGTACGATAACGACATTGAATGTAAACAAGTAACAGATGAACTTGGCGTCAGTTACTATCGCCCGCCGATGCCAAACGCCCATCCACAGTTTATTGACGCCCTTGCAACTGTTGTTTTAAATCATTTACGTAAAGAAGGCGAGTCATTATGA